The genomic window GCGGTAAAGGATGCAAAACATTCAATGAGGGGAGAGGTGTGAGCTACTATACATTTTCAGTAAGGCTAAGCCatgggacaggagagagagaccATCTCCTCAAACTTCATCAGAGAGGGAATGGGTTTTTGGGACCACATGATACATATTTCCTAAGAGGTCCTGGAGATTTGTCACTTTTTAGAATCTGAAGGAAGCAATCAGTGACAGCTGAAATGATTTACCCAAAACCCAGGCTCCCAAGACAGTACACAGAACAGACATCGCTTTatcagagaaatatttattcctcACAAGGGATTGCTTTGGGGTAGGAAATGCCCCCAAAAACCCTCTCACGGGAAATTCTGGAGAAGTTTTCTGTCTAAATAGTAGAGACACATCTCTGCACACAGTGCCTTCAGGAGTCCTGAGAGTGGCTGGAGGCCACTAGGCAGCCTGATGCCTGCAGGTGGCCTTTGGGTGGGGCACAGGCTCCCTGAGGGGCATGGAGAGGGATACTTCTGATGTAGTATCTGGTCCTTAAATGCCACAACTTTCTGGGGTTTTCTGTCCTTGTTTCTGAGCTGTCTGTTACTTCTAGGAAGGCCTTGGTCAACGAAGACAGCTTCCTGCTGGCAGGACCTggtgtttgtgtcctttgggGCGGGCACCATGTAGTTGAAAGGACACCCTGGGACAGGCTGTGCCTGGACCTGCACTTGTGCTTTCTGCTGAGTTTCCCCAAACTCGGTTGGGGAGGGAATGGGCTGCTGAGGGCAGGTGCTGCCTATTGCATGCCCGACGCCCCATTCTCTCCTCTTGGAACTTCCCAAGAGCTGTCATGATTATCTGAGCTTCGGGCGTCCCAGTAAAGGCAGCTCGACCGTTAAGTAGGCCTCTGCTTTCCACAGATGATAGGGGACTGGACTTCTCCTGGGagttttcttgccttttgcaTTTTATCCCAGGAGTAAGCCATTGCAAAAAATGCTTCATTGTTTtactgaaaaggctttcaggagGAGGCTGACTCTTCTGTGAAAGGCTTTCAGGAGGCAGCTGACCTTTCTGAGATAGGGCCTGGGAAGGCTGGCTTCCCAGCTTTGCCTTCAGTACCACGTCCTGAGTAGGGAACCTCTTCTTCAATGCCACATCTTTAGTAGGGAACCTGTCTGTTCTCGGTTGGGATGTTCCCAGTCCTGCATCCCCTCCACCATGGGCCTTGGAGCCCAGAGGCCTCATGGTCTCTGCAGCATGTGGGGGATTCTTATTCTGGCACTTCCTTATGATATGCCTAGAGACCCAGGGCTCATGCTCTTTTTCCCTAGGAATTGCTGTGTCCTCTGGATGGGCACACAGCACCTGGGAAGCTCTCGTGTCCCTGCGGGAGACACCCTGGGCACCAGTCAGTGAGGCCTTATAAGTCAAATGATCTGAGGCAGGGGGCAGGTCAGTGTATTGGGCTTGGGCCTGGCTATGCTCCCTGTCCTCCAGCATAAGCTTTAACTCATGCAAGAGTTATTCTTTGAGATTCAATGATTTAGGATCTTGCGGAACTGGTATGTTTGGTGGGATGGTAGTTTTGACTTGATGCTCATTCCCCTTTATAATTTGGGAGTTAACTGGTTTGTTGGTTGTCAAGATGCTAGGTTTTGACTGATGTGTTTGAAATTCCTTGGTCCtcagtcaagatggcggagaagtagcaggctgagacgacatcaggtagcaggagatcagctagatagcttacataaacattgcaaacacctgcAAATCCAATAGGAAATCgaagaaaagagcaacaattctagaaacagaaaattgaccactttctgaaaggtaggacctgtggagaagtgagtccgaagcgacgggaagatagaccgcagggggaggggccggctccccgcaagcggtggagcaacggagcacaacatcaggaattttaaaagtctgctccactgagcgACATCGCAGAGCTCgtaggtattagagcagggaaccCGGCTACAGCGACAAAGCCGAGGAGGGAGCTCTCAGCTCCGGGTTACCTTAAACTGGTTGCAGGCTGTGTGAGCTCTGAGCGCGGCCAGAGGCCATGGAGAAATGACCAAGCACTTTTCTCCGTGCGCGGGTGACCAGGCGCTTTTCTCCAAATGTGACAAGAGGCCAGGGAAATGGGAGCAATTGggggtgcttttctctgagggcgcccTGAGGAGCGgaccccgagctctcggctcctctggaaCGGAGATCGGGAGGCTGCCATTAGCATTCCCATCCTCCTGATCTCTactggaaagcattcagggaacaaaagctcctgaaagtgaacccgagcagattacttagccaggCTCCTGATAAGGGTGGGTCAACTCTGCCtgggacaaagacacttgagcatcacctccctcccccagaagatcaacaagaaacccagccaagaccagcttcacttaccaaggagaacaccggaattccagaggaacagaaagcaaagcaaggaattcatggctttctccccatgattctttagtcttgcagttaatatattttttttcttttttcttctactaatttttttaacttttaccatttcctcttttaacattttttcttgtccaactagtttatcttaacaataccttaccaaaaaaacccccagtaataataataataataataatctttcttTGAAccttattatagtcatattttatcctccatagtatctaactatattttttgtatatacatatattttctttttaaaatattttttccttatttgttttcttttattatttttttttcttgtttatccccttcctacctcccatgatttggggtctcttctgatttggttaaagccatttccctggggtccttgccacccttttaacactttatttgctcctttatatattcttatctggacaaatgtcaaggcagaaaaactcactacaaaaagaacaacaagaaGCTGTactgaaggctggggacctaatcaatattggcattggtaatatgacagatctagagttcagaatgataattctcaaggttctagcaaggctcaaaaaaggcatagaagatattagagaaaccctctccagagagataaaagccctttctggagaaataaaggaatgaaaatctaaccaaattgaaataaaaaaaaagcaattactgaggtgcaataaaaaatggaagctcttactactcggataaatgaggcagaagaaagaattagtgacacagaagaccaaatgacagagaataaagaagctgagcaaaagagagacaaatactggaccatgaggagagaattcaagagataagtgacaccataagaggacacaacatcagaataattgggattccagaagaagaagaaagagagaggggagcataaggtatattggagagaattattgtagagaacttccctaatatgggaaagggaacaaacatcaagatccaggagatgcaaagaacgcccctcaaaatcaataaaaatattgattttatttttaccccatcacctgatagtaaaatttacaagtctcagggacaaagagaaaatcctgaaagcagcccgggaaaagaagtctgtaacatacaaggataaaaacattagattgccagcagacttatccacagagacttggcaggccagaaagagctggcatggtatattcagagtactaaacgagaaaaacatgcagccaagagtactgtatccagataggctatcattgaaaatagaaggagagataaaaagcttccaggacaaacaaaaactgaaagaatttgcaaacaccagccagctctacaggaaatattgaaagcgttcctctaagcaaagagggactCTAAAagcagtagatcagaaaggaacagagacaatatacagtaacagtcaccttacaggcaatacaatggcactaaactcatatctcccagtagttaccctgaatgttaatgggctaaatgcccgaATCAAAAAACACAgcgtatcagattggataaaaaaaccaaaacccatcaatatgctgcctacaagaaactcattttagacccaaagacagacccatatttaaagtgagggggtggaaaacaatgaaccatgctaatggacatcagaagaaagccagtgtggcaatccttatatcagatcaattagattttaagccaaagactataataagagatgaggaaggacactatatcatactcaaagtgtctgtccaacaagacctaacaattttaaatatctatggccctaacatgggagcagccaactatataaaccaattaataacaaaatcaaagaaatacatcaacaagaatgcaataatagtaggggattttaacactcccctcactgaaatggacagatcatccaagcaaaagatcaacagggaaataaaggccttgaatgacacattggaccagatggacatcacatatctattcagaacattccatcccaaggcaacagaagacatattcttctccagtgcacatggaacattctccagaatagaccatatcctgggtcacaggtcaggtctcaaccggtatcaaaagattgggatcattccctgcatattttcaaaccacaatgctctgaagctagaattccatcacaagaggaaatttggaaagaacccaaatacatggagactataCACCATCCTTCTACAAAATgaaggggtcaaccaggaaattaaagaagaattgaaaaaaattcacggaaacaaatgataatgaaaacacacctaaaggagctggagaaagaacaacaaagaaagcctaaacccagcaggagaagagaaatcatagagatcagagtagaaatcaatgacatagaaactaaaaaacaataaaacaaatcaacgaaactaggagctggttcttcgaaagaagtaataagattgacaaacccctggccagacttatcaaaaagaaaagagaaaggacccaaataaaatcatgaatgaaagaggagagatcacaaccaataccagagaaatacaaacaattataagaacatactatgagcaactctacgccaacaaattcaacaatctggaagaaatagatacatttctagaaacatataacctaccacaagtgaaccatgaagaaatagaaaacctgaacagacccataacagtaaggagattgaaacagtcatcaaaaatctccaaacaaacaaaagcccagggccagacggcttctcagtggaattctaccaaacatttaaaaaaagaattaattcctattctctgaaacggtttcaaaaaatagaaatggaaggaaaacttccaaactcattttatgaggccagcatcaccttgatccccaaaccagaaaaggatcccaccaaaaaagagaactacagaccaatggCCTTGATGAATGCAGATGCCAAAACTCTCAgcgaaatactagccaataggatccaacagtacattaaaaggattattcaccacgaccaagtgggatttattccagggctgcaaggttggttcaacatccacaaatcaatcaatgtgatgcaatacattaataaaagaaagaacaagaaccatatgatactctcaatagatgctgaaaaagcgtttgacaaagtgcagcatcccttcctgatcacaactcttcaaagtgtagggatagagggcacataccttaatatcatcaaagtgatttatgaaaaacccactgcaaagatcattctcaatggataaaaactgaaaacttttctgctaaggtcaggaagatggaagggatgtccattatcaccactgttattcaacctagtactagaagtcctagcctcagcaatcagacaacaaaaagaaattaaaggatccaaatcgacaaagaagaagtcaaactttcactctttgcagatgatatgatactacaaGTAGAAAACcgaaaagcctccactccaaaactgcaagaacttgtccaggaattcagtaaagtgtcaggatataaagtaaatgcacagaaatcagtcacATTTCTTtacaacaagaagacagaagaaagagaaattaaggaatcaatcccatttataattgcagccaaaatcataagatacctaggaatagacctaaccaaagaggcaaagaatctgtactcagaaaacgataaagtactcatgaaagaaactgaagaagacacaaagaaattcaaaaatgttccatgctcatggattggaaggacaaatattgtgtaaatgtctattctacctaaagcaacctacacatttaatgcaatccctataaaattCCCAtcgatttttttttcaaagaaatagaaaaaataatcctaaaacttatatggaaccaggaaagacctcgaatagccaaaggaatattgaaaaagaaagccaaagttggtggcatcaccattccagacttcaagctctattacaaagctgtcaacaAGAGagtaaggtactggcacaaaaacagactcatagatcaatggaacagaatagagagcccggaaatagaccttcaaatctatggtcaactaatcttcgacaaagtgggaaagaatgtccaatggaaaaaagacagcgtcttcaacaaatgctgctgggaaaattggatagccacatgcagaaaaaagaaattggaccacttccttacaccacacatgaaaatagattcaaaatggatgaaggacctcaatgtgagaaaggaatccatcaaaatttttgaggagaacacaggcagcaacttctttgacctcttCCGCAACAACttcctcctaggaacatcgccaaaagcaagggaagcaaaggcaaaaatgaactattgggattttatcaagatcaaaagcttttgcacagcaaaggaaacagttaacaaaaccaaaagacaactgacagattgggagaagatatttgcaaacgacatatcagataaagggcgagtatccaaaatctataaagaacttagcaaactcaacacccaaacaacaaaaatccaatCAAGCAATGGGCAtaggacatggacagacatttttgcaaagacgacatccagatggccaacagacacatgaaaaagtgctccacatcactcagcatcagggaaatacaaatcaaaactacaatgagataccacctcacaccagtcagaatggctaaaattaacaagtcaggaaatgacagatgctggcgaggatgcagagaaaggggaaccctcctacactgctggtgggaatgcaagctggtgcagccactctggaaaacagcgtggatgttcctcaaaaaactgaaaatagagctaccctatgacccaccgattgcactgctggatatatatcctaaagatacaaacatggtgctccgaaggggcatgtgcatccacatgtttatggcagcaatgtccacaatagccaaactatggaaagaacctggatgcccatcaacagatgaatggaaaaagaagatgtggtatatatatacaatggaatactatgcagccatcaaaagaaaagaaatcttgccatttgcaacaacgtggatggaactagagggtattatgcttagcaatgTGAGTcagtaggagaaagacaactatcatatgctcttcctgatatgcaacatggggggtttgggcggggtaggaaaacaaaaaatgaaagaagatgcgatcgggagggagacaaagcataaaagactcaatctcaaaaaaacagaatgagagttgctggggggagtggggacggGATAGGTagcactggggagggtatgtgctatgacgagtactgtgaaatgtgtaaacctggtgagtcacacagacctgtacccctgggaattaAAAgacatatgtttattttaaaatttaaaaataaaaattaaaaaacaattccttGGTCCTGAATATCTTCCTGGACTCTGCAGGCACAACAGGTTCCAGACTCTTCATCTTTATGCCTTGTTGCCCTCCTCTGCTATCGTTGGAATTTACACACTTATCCTTTGGGTCATGGCCTTGCCAGCGGCTTTGGGGGCCATCTGTTGGCTAAGGTGACATTTTTGACAGGTTTAAGACTCTGTCTGCCATGCTTAGCTTCTGGAACATCCTCTACAAGCCAGTGGTTGATATTAGAGGATTGCTGCCTTGGAATTCTCTGCTCTTCCTTGCCCACAGTTGAGGTGGCAGGGCGAGGATGATCCACAATGGGGGCTGAATTTGCCGTTCCTGCTTTGTCCCCATGGAGGGATTTCAAGCTTCCTCTAAGGGAGTTGAAGCGCCCAGGTTTAGAATTTGGTGCAGGAATCAGTTTGGTTGAGCAGGAAGGGCTACAAGGGGATGTGGCCTTTCTTGATTTAAAGATCTCTATGGATTCAAGGACCCTGGAGGGAAGGCCCCATAGCATCCTCCAACGAAACCTTTTAATATGGGCTTCCAGCATCTGCTGTACACGAGGTTCAACAAAGGGAAGCTCCTGGCAGGTATTCAGGGAGTATTCCTCAACCTCTGATGGTGGCAAATGTCTTTGTTTTATCTCAGCCTGGGATTTCTCAGAAGGAAATGATGTCTTCTTCATTGTATGCCATGAATCATTCACTGTCCCAGGGAGTTGACTCTCACTGATTTCCTCGGATTTTTTGTGCAAATGTATTTTCAGGACATTTTCCAGTTGTCTCTGACCTGTAGTCTCCACAGACACTGTGGAGTTCTTCTCTGATGGGCTCCTAAGTTCTTTCTCAGAATCACGCTCTATATCATGATCTGAAGAGCTCTCAAGGTCACTCAACAGATCATCTTTTGGGCCATCCTCTGGGTTGTGTTCCTGACCCTTCTTCAGGTTGTCATTGTCCTTGTCCAGTTCACCATCCTCTAGCTGAAGCATTTCTGAGTCATTGTCATTGACGCTTTCAGTGTCGTTCAATTTGCTCAGACTCTTAGGGATCCATGAGCGTCCACGAAAGCGCTGGGACTCAGGGAGCTGTGGAAGAGTACTCAGACGGCTCATCACGGCGAGAGACTCATAGATCCTACGGGGAATGCCCCACCGGTGTTGGATGAGCCTTTTTCGAAGGTGACTCTCCAGTTTTCTCCGAACCTCTTCATTCAGAGGAAACTGTCCAGGAGGGATAGAGATTACAACTTCGGCCTTGGTGGCCTTGTGGCTGAGAGAAGGCTTAGGAGCTGGAGGACAGTAGTCCTCCTGGGATCTTTGGACTACAGTGGGTAAACCCCACACACGTCTCTGTACCTTCTGCAACACGTTCCATTCCAGATGTTGCATTTCTGTTGGCGTGAGATTCTCCGATTCATTCGGAGGTCTGTGAAAACACACTCCACAGACCTTGATGTCGGGTAGAGGACCAGATGGCAGGATTGGGAGTGGGGATTGAAGGTGGGTCTGGGGCTGGACACGAGGGTTAGGTAGGGGCTGGGTTTGAGGCAGGAGTTGAGGCGGGTTCTCAGGCAAGGATCGAGGCAGTGGATGGGGGACTACTGGGGATTCCTGCTCTGGGGAGTCATTCGAGATGTGACCCGAGGCATCAGCAGCAGGGAAGAAGGACTCCCTATGTGGATCTTGGAGACCCCAGAAGAGCTGGATGGGGGAATGTTGTAAATGGCCCTCCTCCATGGTTGTAGGATATGGGCGCCGCTGATGCCTATGCAGCTCCTTTGATTGGTCTTTGCTgctccagaaaggaagggaggatgcCAAATCATGGGTGTCAACAATTGTTTGTTTTGCAAAAGAACCctttggttccttccacagaAGGAAGTCACtcctcttttgcctttgtttctct from Meles meles chromosome 5, mMelMel3.1 paternal haplotype, whole genome shotgun sequence includes these protein-coding regions:
- the LOC123942203 gene encoding spermatogenesis-associated protein 31D1-like gives rise to the protein MSSSPCSGPGCSFVPPVSCSPLGRHHDTNHFRQLLCPDPSCEVCNSTTAEINQMLFLQTPEDSTPLDSTAPVTTSSFTLSPDFSAVPPGAPLPKPSPPPAFISQPNPVIPVADVFPPSPPGDSLPPKPFPPLDSKFPRDHFPAQPLAFPPSQPHHAHTEGHSVQTETERVSLSPTFSLDPTLPQDVSPLPELSRRVNLTETFAHHHAPPTQSASPPPDSNLTVPQSKPISISTKPVPQGSPPDSSGGLSTYIPTILGIDPTSLSVLDLPWWKTHAKDFFPSTLAPRDFHQEVLALHSSEASSRGDPAANLLQPGNLSLLSPDALALLEKQRQKRSDFLLWKEPKGSFAKQTIVDTHDLASSLPFWSSKDQSKELHRHQRRPYPTTMEEGHLQHSPIQLFWGLQDPHRESFFPAADASGHISNDSPEQESPVVPHPLPRSLPENPPQLLPQTQPLPNPRVQPQTHLQSPLPILPSGPLPDIKVCGVCFHRPPNESENLTPTEMQHLEWNVLQKVQRRVWGLPTVVQRSQEDYCPPAPKPSLSHKATKAEVVISIPPGQFPLNEEVRRKLESHLRKRLIQHRWGIPRRIYESLAVMSRLSTLPQLPESQRFRGRSWIPKSLSKLNDTESVNDNDSEMLQLEDGELDKDNDNLKKGQEHNPEDGPKDDLLSDLESSSDHDIERDSEKELRSPSEKNSTVSVETTGQRQLENVLKIHLHKKSEEISESQLPGTVNDSWHTMKKTSFPSEKSQAEIKQRHLPPSEVEEYSLNTCQELPFVEPRVQQMLEAHIKRFRWRMLWGLPSRVLESIEIFKSRKATSPCSPSCSTKLIPAPNSKPGRFNSLRGSLKSLHGDKAGTANSAPIVDHPRPATSTVGKEEQRIPRQQSSNINHWLVEDVPEAKHGRQSLKPVKNVTLANRWPPKPLARP